The following proteins are co-located in the Paludibaculum fermentans genome:
- a CDS encoding AMP-binding protein translates to MVRETLLDYFRTVAELEGEYLVYDDGFRPRAYSYSGLARAARNFAAKLQAAGIGSGDRIILWSENRPAWVAAFWGCVLRGVAVAPIDEHHSAEFLERVMRITSAKAIAAGDEVKLPVLEGGPPVWRLSELDWKSGDARFDEIEAKPDDIAEILFTSGATAEPKGVIITHRNILANIVPVEREVLKYRKYARPFSPIRFLNLLPLSHMFGQAMAIFIPPMISGTVIFQRSQDPREIVRQIKSRKISVLVSVPKILDVLKEYLKGVAPDTAQNAPAGEKFWWRWWRYRRAHRLFGNKFWSFVVGGAALDPGLEEFWGNLGWAVIQGYGLTEAAPIVTLNHPFHSRRGTVGKPIAGVQIRIADDGEVLVRGGNVTSGYFNNPEATAEAFENGWFHTGDIGELDDSGRLMIKGRKKEMIVLPDGRNVFPEDVERVLNGIAGVKESAVIGLKAESGERVHAAIVLEPAARAEQVIAQANGALEEHQKVRSYTVWSEPQLPRTEGTRKLRRREIRGRLSGEARQTGPGKDATGMEALLGKWTTGREVSAGTSLDDLGLSSLDRVELLVALERELGAPVDEKAFSNAKTIADLEALKSAPAGSSGPAEVMDFPTWNRSKWALWSRIFHLNVWLLNLARIFAWVRVEGRQNLREIDGPVIFASNHQGYFDAPILFMAMPWKWRHKLAPAMRKEFFDAHYHPERHSLFSRLTSNLNYYLSCLMFNALPIPQKEAGTRQTLRYIGEMVEEGWCPLIFPEGKHSYDDSVGHFQAGAAMMASRLKVPVVPVRIHGSNRVLHPTWSFPRPGFVRVVIGKPIRLDGDDYLELSKQLEERIKSM, encoded by the coding sequence ATGGTGCGTGAAACGCTGCTGGACTATTTCCGCACGGTCGCGGAGCTGGAAGGCGAATACCTCGTATACGATGACGGCTTCCGGCCGCGCGCGTACAGCTATTCCGGGCTGGCCCGCGCGGCCCGCAACTTCGCGGCGAAACTGCAGGCGGCGGGGATCGGCAGCGGCGACCGCATCATCCTCTGGAGCGAGAACCGGCCCGCGTGGGTAGCGGCCTTCTGGGGCTGCGTCCTGCGCGGTGTGGCCGTCGCCCCGATTGACGAGCACCATTCAGCGGAGTTCCTGGAGCGCGTGATGCGCATCACCTCGGCGAAGGCGATTGCCGCCGGAGACGAAGTGAAACTGCCGGTTCTGGAAGGTGGACCGCCGGTGTGGCGGTTGTCGGAACTCGACTGGAAGTCCGGCGACGCTCGGTTTGACGAAATCGAAGCCAAGCCCGACGACATCGCGGAGATCCTGTTCACGTCCGGCGCGACGGCCGAACCCAAAGGCGTGATCATCACGCACCGCAACATCCTGGCAAACATCGTGCCGGTGGAGCGCGAGGTGCTGAAGTATCGCAAGTATGCGCGTCCGTTCTCGCCCATCCGTTTCCTGAACCTGCTGCCGCTGAGCCACATGTTCGGTCAGGCGATGGCAATCTTCATCCCACCCATGATTTCGGGGACGGTGATCTTCCAGCGCAGCCAGGATCCGCGTGAGATCGTGCGGCAGATCAAGTCGCGCAAGATCTCGGTCCTGGTGTCGGTGCCGAAGATCCTGGATGTGCTGAAGGAGTATCTGAAAGGCGTGGCGCCGGATACGGCGCAGAACGCTCCGGCAGGCGAGAAGTTCTGGTGGCGCTGGTGGCGCTACCGCCGGGCGCACCGGCTGTTCGGCAACAAGTTCTGGAGCTTCGTCGTAGGCGGCGCAGCGCTGGATCCGGGGCTGGAGGAGTTCTGGGGCAATCTCGGCTGGGCCGTGATCCAAGGCTACGGCCTGACCGAAGCGGCTCCGATTGTCACGCTCAACCACCCATTCCACTCGCGGCGCGGTACGGTGGGCAAGCCCATCGCCGGTGTCCAGATCCGCATTGCCGACGATGGCGAGGTGCTGGTGCGCGGCGGCAACGTGACATCGGGCTACTTCAACAACCCCGAGGCCACGGCTGAGGCTTTCGAGAATGGCTGGTTCCACACAGGCGACATCGGCGAACTGGACGACTCCGGCCGGCTGATGATCAAGGGCCGCAAGAAAGAGATGATCGTGCTGCCCGACGGGCGGAACGTCTTCCCCGAAGACGTGGAGCGAGTATTGAACGGGATCGCCGGCGTGAAGGAAAGCGCGGTCATCGGTTTGAAGGCGGAAAGTGGAGAGCGGGTCCACGCTGCGATCGTGCTGGAGCCCGCGGCGCGCGCCGAACAGGTGATCGCACAGGCCAACGGGGCATTGGAAGAGCATCAGAAGGTACGCAGCTATACCGTCTGGAGCGAACCCCAGTTGCCGCGCACAGAGGGTACACGCAAATTGCGGCGGCGCGAGATTCGCGGCCGATTGAGCGGTGAGGCGCGCCAGACGGGTCCCGGCAAAGATGCGACGGGGATGGAAGCGCTGCTGGGTAAGTGGACGACCGGCCGCGAAGTCAGCGCGGGTACGTCGTTGGATGACCTGGGTTTGTCCTCGCTGGACCGCGTTGAACTGCTGGTGGCTTTGGAGCGGGAACTCGGCGCGCCGGTAGACGAGAAGGCGTTTTCGAACGCCAAGACCATCGCGGATCTGGAAGCGCTGAAGTCGGCGCCGGCTGGTTCCTCCGGACCGGCGGAGGTGATGGACTTCCCCACCTGGAACCGGTCGAAGTGGGCGCTCTGGTCGCGCATCTTCCATCTGAACGTGTGGCTGCTGAACCTGGCGCGGATCTTTGCCTGGGTGCGCGTGGAAGGCCGCCAGAATCTGCGCGAGATCGATGGGCCCGTGATTTTCGCCTCCAACCACCAGGGCTATTTCGATGCGCCAATCCTCTTCATGGCCATGCCGTGGAAGTGGCGCCACAAACTCGCTCCCGCCATGCGCAAGGAGTTCTTCGACGCGCATTACCATCCGGAGCGCCACAGCCTGTTTTCGAGGCTGACCAGCAATCTCAATTACTACCTCTCGTGCCTGATGTTCAACGCGCTGCCCATCCCGCAAAAGGAAGCCGGCACACGCCAGACGCTGCGCTACATCGGTGAGATGGTGGAAGAGGGTTGGTGTCCCCTGATCTTCCCGGAGGGGAAGCACAGCTACGACGATTCTGTAGGACATTTCCAGGCTGGCGCGGCCATGATGGCTTCGCGACTGAAGGTTCCGGTGGTGCCCGTTCGGATCCATGGTTCCAACCGTGTGCTGCATCCGACATGGTCATTCCCCAGGCCCGGTTTTGTCCGGGTGGTGATCGGCAAACCGATCCGGCTCGATGGAGACGACTATCTCGAATTGAGCAAACAACTTGAAGAACGCATTAAGTCCATGTAA
- a CDS encoding tetratricopeptide repeat protein, with protein sequence MRRKTPAILVLVLCGLSLTLPGQMDRRSAAMSYERGVRAEAAGKLDEAAERYSEVLSADPRSSGALRRRGVIYYKLGKFQEAATDLSLAAELTPNDVEVLRYLGESRLALQQYPDAAAVLQRVLEVRPEGSAVYRSLAEAYAGMGNIPKALNAYTECIRLKIDNPESYFERGKLYAKAAKYRDAVEDYDRAIALKPDYADVYFERGHAQGQLGYFEKAVADFTRALELHPEAGWTDRATAYMYRAAARETLGKNDDALQDYAASLKANPQNARALLARADLMVRQGRPKEALEDRNQAVEVDPTSAMAYIARGGSYHSMGEHQKGLADRTKAIDLDPNNALGWYSRGSAYYLLKDYAAALADLETAERLDPSNTEIHDVAAKARRELAADKEAKAAALRASATAAEAPPPPAPAPVAKVPPTLAAVPPAPAEPKLQPAAPAPVAIRPPTPAPAAAPAGSAESHHAAGRALLQASKFREAISELTLALEMNPKLPLAWNARGYAYMRLAEWEKAVADFDRALSLNPNYANAQQNRNAASGHLKK encoded by the coding sequence ATGAGGAGGAAGACGCCCGCGATACTTGTGCTGGTACTCTGCGGGTTGTCGCTCACTCTTCCCGGCCAGATGGACCGCCGGTCCGCGGCGATGTCATACGAGCGCGGGGTTCGTGCAGAGGCGGCCGGCAAACTGGACGAAGCCGCCGAGCGTTACTCCGAAGTCCTGTCAGCTGACCCACGTTCATCCGGGGCACTCCGGCGCCGCGGGGTCATCTACTACAAATTAGGCAAGTTCCAAGAGGCGGCGACAGATTTGAGCCTCGCCGCGGAGCTCACTCCAAACGATGTTGAGGTGCTGCGCTACCTGGGAGAGTCCCGTTTGGCCTTGCAGCAGTACCCCGATGCGGCCGCGGTCCTGCAGCGCGTCCTGGAGGTCCGCCCCGAAGGCTCGGCGGTCTACCGCAGTCTGGCGGAGGCCTATGCGGGGATGGGTAACATCCCCAAGGCTCTGAATGCCTATACAGAGTGCATCCGCCTCAAGATTGACAATCCCGAATCGTATTTCGAGCGAGGCAAGCTGTACGCAAAGGCGGCCAAGTACCGCGACGCGGTCGAGGACTATGACCGGGCGATTGCTCTGAAGCCGGATTATGCGGACGTCTATTTTGAGCGCGGACATGCGCAGGGCCAATTAGGGTACTTCGAGAAGGCAGTAGCCGATTTCACCAGGGCACTGGAACTGCATCCGGAAGCCGGCTGGACGGACCGGGCGACGGCCTACATGTACCGCGCCGCCGCGCGGGAGACCCTGGGGAAGAATGACGACGCTTTGCAGGACTATGCCGCCTCCCTGAAGGCCAATCCGCAGAATGCCCGAGCCCTGTTAGCGAGGGCGGACCTGATGGTGCGGCAAGGCCGGCCGAAGGAAGCCCTGGAAGATCGAAACCAAGCGGTGGAAGTGGATCCGACGAGCGCAATGGCGTACATCGCGCGCGGCGGCAGCTACCATTCCATGGGCGAGCACCAGAAGGGGTTGGCTGATCGCACGAAGGCGATCGATCTCGATCCGAATAACGCCCTGGGTTGGTATTCCAGAGGCAGCGCCTACTACCTCCTAAAGGATTACGCGGCCGCCCTCGCGGATCTCGAGACGGCTGAGCGGCTGGACCCATCGAACACCGAGATCCACGATGTGGCTGCCAAGGCCCGTCGAGAACTGGCGGCGGATAAGGAAGCCAAGGCTGCGGCCTTGCGGGCGAGTGCGACGGCGGCCGAGGCTCCTCCCCCGCCGGCGCCTGCTCCGGTTGCCAAGGTGCCGCCCACCCTGGCGGCGGTTCCTCCGGCGCCCGCTGAGCCCAAACTCCAGCCTGCCGCTCCGGCCCCGGTTGCCATCCGGCCCCCGACACCCGCACCGGCGGCGGCGCCTGCCGGCAGCGCCGAATCGCATCACGCCGCCGGCCGGGCTCTGCTACAGGCCAGCAAATTCAGGGAAGCGATCAGTGAACTGACGCTGGCCTTGGAGATGAACCCAAAGTTGCCGCTGGCGTGGAATGCACGCGGCTACGCCTACATGCGGCTGGCCGAGTGGGAGAAGGCCGTGGCCGATTTCGACCGGGCGCTGAGCCTCAATCCCAACTATGCGAATGCCCAACAGAACCGGAACGCCGCGTCGGGCCACCTCAAGAAGTAG
- a CDS encoding SDR family NAD(P)-dependent oxidoreductase: MRLDQQVAVVTGSTKGLGREMAIRFAAEGCRVVVHGMDAERAEEVRQACGPNSAVFLGDIADQPTAIALMDFAVKKFGRLDILVNNAGVVKMQPFLEFEATVWKRLLDIHLSGAFYCAQAAARVMAQAGGGRILNISSIAASFGQFGFTAYSSVKAGVEALTRVMAVELAQHKISVNCIAPGPVWNDMMEHLYGPEKLAERCRTIPMQRMAEAAEVAELALYLLSPASGYMTGQVLHLDGGASAAGCFTMEVYKRATS; the protein is encoded by the coding sequence ATGAGACTGGATCAACAGGTGGCGGTCGTCACAGGTTCTACCAAAGGTTTGGGCCGCGAAATGGCTATACGGTTTGCCGCCGAGGGCTGCCGTGTCGTCGTGCACGGCATGGATGCCGAGAGGGCCGAAGAGGTTCGGCAGGCCTGCGGGCCGAACTCCGCCGTCTTTCTAGGGGATATCGCTGACCAACCTACCGCTATCGCCTTAATGGACTTTGCAGTCAAGAAATTTGGACGCCTCGACATCCTGGTGAATAATGCGGGTGTAGTGAAGATGCAGCCGTTTCTCGAGTTCGAGGCGACTGTGTGGAAACGGCTCCTGGACATCCACCTCAGCGGCGCTTTCTATTGCGCTCAAGCGGCGGCCCGGGTCATGGCGCAAGCCGGGGGCGGCCGCATTCTTAATATTTCGAGCATTGCCGCCTCGTTCGGCCAGTTTGGCTTCACCGCCTACTCGTCCGTGAAAGCCGGAGTCGAGGCGCTCACCCGGGTGATGGCGGTGGAACTTGCGCAACACAAGATCTCCGTCAACTGCATCGCTCCTGGACCCGTCTGGAACGACATGATGGAGCATCTCTACGGCCCCGAGAAACTGGCCGAACGCTGCCGCACGATTCCGATGCAGCGCATGGCGGAAGCCGCGGAGGTGGCGGAACTTGCGCTCTACCTGCTTTCCCCAGCCTCGGGCTATATGACCGGCCAGGTTCTGCATTTGGATGGCGGGGCCAGTGCGGCCGGCTGTTTCACGATGGAGGTCTATAAGCGCGCTACTTCTTGA
- a CDS encoding TonB-dependent receptor encodes MKIRIFFLSVVLVLAATSAWAQAVAGLAGVSGSVRDESGSAVPGASVIVSNDSLGIRRTMDTNESGAFSAPSLPPATGYAVSVKKQGFALREVKNFQLQVGATQSFNVTLSVATTATTVEVTSAAPLVSDTNVGVSQVVGQSQIDNLPINGRRVDSFVLLTPAVVNDGTFGLVAFRGIAMGNAFLTDGNDTTNSFYNENAGRTRISTQISQDAVQEFQVLSNGFSAEFGRAMGGVINTVTRSGTNATHGTAYWFFRNRTLNATDRYANGLNAPEWRHQAGASLGGALKKDKLFYFGNFETVKRNFPGQNRIVNNNLTDGTGNFIPASNCKIDPLNGPTAEQCTAATNFIQKQMNVLVPRTVSSVMGFAKLDYRPNDKDSFSISLNAMHWRSPYGIQTQAVLTNGNMLGNNGNSTVETRYGKASWTRIVTPNLVNEVRYGWFKDRLSDPGASDLWPETGGVYITVAGSTVGAAQAYPRTYPSEMRHQLVDNLSWTYGSHSLKFGLDFQTTEDWMNQLYNANGGYSYANLTAFAKDFSGPRSATPNYSTFTQAFGNPIHTLRTSDINAYIQDVWRLNRKLTLSYGLRYEKAFLPQPTMTNATWRQTGSVPSSNLNFAPRFSLAYNLTEKTVVRAGYGIFYARMHGNMLDTLFLGNGLYQTSISINSNQAGAPFFPNILSSSTGLPAGTVGLALAATGLHNPYSQQGNFSIERQLGKDLGLTANYIWSRGIGIFTQRDLNLGAPGPTVTYKIQDAAKNVVGEFRTVTYLSANKVDKNYGKILQVENGGQSWYNALALQLQKRMSHGLTAQVSYTWSHAIDNANQQGASNNISSSFVNSTYPGDYAGDKGTSSLDQRHRVVINWLWAPTFAKNSSAFNRFLVNGWELSSITTMASSQPTTGTVTFSGSTSSQFSGVVLAYTTLNGSGGWNRVPFLPTGNIDIDRVFRVDARIVRSLPFSERVKANLMFEAFNAFNTQYNTAVNVASYTATGGVLSPIANVGTGTQSQGFPDGTNARRMQVAFRLNF; translated from the coding sequence ATGAAAATAAGAATATTTTTCCTCTCGGTCGTACTGGTCCTGGCGGCAACCTCCGCCTGGGCTCAGGCCGTCGCGGGATTGGCTGGTGTTTCTGGCAGTGTCCGTGACGAGTCAGGCTCTGCCGTCCCGGGCGCGAGTGTGATCGTTTCGAACGATTCCTTGGGTATCCGCCGCACAATGGACACGAATGAATCGGGCGCCTTCAGCGCTCCTTCGCTGCCGCCGGCGACCGGTTACGCCGTCTCGGTCAAGAAGCAGGGGTTTGCACTGCGGGAAGTCAAGAACTTCCAGCTGCAAGTGGGTGCAACCCAGAGCTTCAACGTGACCCTTTCGGTGGCCACCACGGCGACGACCGTGGAAGTCACCTCGGCCGCGCCTCTGGTGTCCGACACGAACGTGGGCGTTTCTCAGGTGGTGGGCCAGTCGCAGATCGACAACCTGCCCATCAACGGCCGGCGCGTTGACTCTTTCGTACTGCTGACACCCGCTGTCGTAAACGATGGCACCTTTGGACTGGTCGCATTTCGCGGCATCGCCATGGGCAACGCGTTCCTGACGGATGGCAACGATACAACAAACAGCTTCTATAACGAGAACGCCGGCCGCACCCGCATCTCCACCCAGATCTCCCAGGATGCCGTGCAGGAATTCCAGGTTCTCTCGAACGGTTTCTCGGCCGAGTTTGGCCGCGCGATGGGCGGCGTCATTAATACAGTGACGCGCAGTGGAACGAACGCCACGCACGGAACGGCCTACTGGTTCTTCCGCAACCGGACGCTGAATGCGACCGACCGCTATGCGAACGGTCTGAACGCTCCGGAATGGCGGCATCAGGCCGGCGCCAGCCTGGGCGGCGCTCTTAAGAAGGATAAGCTGTTCTACTTCGGCAACTTCGAGACGGTGAAGCGCAACTTCCCGGGTCAGAACCGTATCGTCAACAACAATCTGACGGATGGCACTGGCAATTTCATCCCGGCGTCCAACTGTAAGATCGACCCCCTTAACGGGCCTACCGCCGAACAGTGCACCGCAGCCACCAACTTCATTCAGAAGCAGATGAACGTACTGGTGCCCCGCACCGTGAGCTCCGTAATGGGCTTTGCGAAGCTGGACTACCGCCCCAACGACAAAGACTCGTTCAGCATCAGTCTGAATGCGATGCACTGGCGCTCGCCCTATGGCATCCAGACCCAGGCCGTTCTCACGAACGGCAATATGCTCGGCAACAACGGTAACTCGACCGTGGAAACCCGCTACGGTAAGGCTTCCTGGACGCGCATCGTAACTCCAAACCTCGTGAACGAAGTGCGCTATGGCTGGTTCAAGGACCGTCTGTCCGATCCCGGTGCTTCCGACCTGTGGCCCGAGACCGGCGGCGTGTACATCACCGTGGCCGGGTCTACTGTCGGCGCTGCCCAGGCTTATCCCCGCACCTACCCCAGCGAAATGCGCCACCAGTTGGTCGACAACTTGAGCTGGACCTATGGTAGCCACTCCTTGAAGTTCGGGTTGGATTTCCAGACTACGGAAGACTGGATGAACCAGTTGTATAACGCTAACGGAGGTTACAGTTACGCGAACCTCACCGCTTTCGCGAAGGACTTCTCGGGCCCCAGGTCAGCCACTCCGAACTACTCCACGTTCACGCAGGCCTTCGGCAACCCGATCCACACTCTCCGTACTTCCGACATCAATGCATATATCCAGGACGTCTGGAGGTTGAACAGGAAGCTGACCCTCAGCTACGGCCTGCGCTACGAGAAGGCCTTCCTGCCGCAGCCGACAATGACCAACGCAACATGGCGTCAGACCGGGTCTGTGCCATCGTCGAATCTGAACTTCGCCCCACGCTTCAGCCTGGCTTACAACCTGACCGAGAAGACTGTGGTCCGAGCCGGCTACGGTATCTTCTACGCTCGTATGCACGGCAACATGCTTGACACGCTATTCCTGGGGAATGGCCTTTATCAAACCTCCATTTCCATTAACAGCAATCAGGCCGGGGCTCCGTTTTTCCCCAACATCCTGTCCAGCTCCACCGGACTTCCGGCCGGGACTGTCGGGTTGGCGCTCGCTGCCACCGGACTACACAATCCCTATTCTCAGCAAGGTAATTTCAGCATCGAGCGCCAGTTAGGCAAAGACCTGGGCTTGACCGCGAACTACATCTGGAGCCGGGGTATCGGAATCTTCACGCAGCGGGACCTGAACCTCGGCGCGCCCGGGCCGACGGTGACTTACAAGATCCAGGATGCAGCCAAAAATGTAGTCGGGGAGTTCCGGACTGTCACCTATCTTTCCGCAAACAAGGTGGATAAGAATTACGGCAAGATCCTGCAGGTGGAGAACGGAGGCCAATCCTGGTACAACGCCCTGGCCCTGCAACTGCAGAAGCGCATGTCGCATGGCCTGACCGCCCAGGTTTCGTATACGTGGTCACATGCCATCGACAACGCGAACCAGCAGGGTGCGAGCAATAACATCAGCTCATCTTTCGTCAACTCCACGTACCCTGGCGATTACGCCGGTGACAAGGGCACCTCCAGTTTGGATCAGCGCCACCGCGTGGTGATCAACTGGCTGTGGGCGCCTACCTTTGCGAAGAACAGCTCGGCCTTCAACCGCTTCCTAGTCAACGGCTGGGAGCTCTCTTCCATCACGACCATGGCCTCCTCGCAGCCCACTACCGGCACGGTTACGTTCTCGGGCAGCACCAGTAGCCAGTTCTCAGGCGTGGTTCTTGCTTACACCACGCTGAACGGTTCCGGCGGCTGGAACCGTGTACCGTTCCTGCCGACGGGCAACATCGACATCGACCGCGTGTTCCGAGTGGATGCGCGCATCGTGCGGTCGCTGCCGTTCTCTGAGCGGGTCAAGGCGAACCTGATGTTCGAAGCGTTCAACGCTTTCAACACTCAATACAACACGGCCGTGAATGTTGCTTCCTACACGGCGACCGGGGGTGTCCTGAGCCCGATCGCCAACGTGGGCACCGGCACGCAGTCGCAAGGGTTCCCGGACGGAACCAATGCGCGCCGCATGCAGGTCGCGTTCCGCCTGAACTTCTAA
- the secG gene encoding preprotein translocase subunit SecG translates to MIILFTIVHVIVCLFLVIVVLLQSGKAADLAGAFGGMGSQTAFGPRGAATVLSKATTISAALFMVTSLTLSVLYTRAGGGSTGTSVLEKAPITQTAPAPKQAAPAPQAPIKVDLQTQDGKTVSTQEIPLPNAPKSAPAQTPAAPKK, encoded by the coding sequence ATGATTATCCTGTTCACCATCGTGCACGTGATCGTGTGTCTGTTCCTGGTCATTGTTGTATTGCTGCAGAGCGGCAAGGCGGCCGATCTGGCCGGTGCGTTCGGCGGCATGGGTTCGCAGACGGCGTTTGGCCCGCGCGGCGCGGCCACCGTCCTGTCGAAAGCCACGACGATCTCCGCGGCTCTCTTCATGGTCACCTCTTTGACGTTGTCGGTGCTCTACACGCGAGCGGGCGGCGGCTCGACCGGCACCTCCGTGCTGGAGAAGGCTCCGATTACCCAGACGGCCCCGGCACCCAAACAGGCGGCTCCGGCTCCGCAGGCGCCCATCAAGGTCGACCTGCAGACCCAGGACGGCAAGACGGTGTCGACGCAGGAGATCCCGCTTCCCAACGCGCCGAAGTCCGCGCCCGCGCAGACTCCCGCGGCGCCGAAGAAGTAG
- a CDS encoding TOTE conflict system archaeo-eukaryotic primase domain-containing protein, with translation MTDDQERLRRENVRLKALLAKHGIEIPKEATGDPHFGSPKTRALSSEQKIELFRSLFMGRQDVYAVRWESPDGRKGYSPRYERDWKAYYAAPPKDRPRVDKETRKYLPLSDSVVEEHLKGQITVGLYPLLPDDTCWFLAADFDKEAWQEDASAFLAVCREWAVPAALERSRSGNGGHVWIFFEQPISATLARRLGCALLTRAMERRHQIGLSSYDRFFPNQDTMPKGGFGNLIALPLQKGPRQVGNSAFIDDRFEPFADQWAFLGSLSRISATSVEKLVEEAQRRGDLVGVRVSITEDDEEPDPWTLPPCRKRKDPVIAGPLPKTVNIVRANLLFIEKTGLPPAMMNRLLRVAAFQNPEFYKAQSMRLPVYDKPRVIACGEDLPKYLALPRGCLTELTDLLESHRIRPVIRDERFEGLPIAVDFKGTLREAQATAVQAMIAHDDGIVCAPTAFGKTAVAAWLIAHRRVNAIVLVHRQQLLDQWRAKLAMFLGLPVDDIGQIGGGKTARTGRLDVAVIQSLHEKEGVKDFVAEYGHVIVDECHHLSAVTFERVMRSIKAKYVVGLTATPTRKDGHHPIISMQCGPIRFRMQARAMTDSTPFDHIVVRRPTDFRMNDEAGEFTIQDVYAALIGDEARNGMIVADVIRAVQSGRSPLLLTGRTEHLEVFRSRLAGQVKSIFVLKGGLGRKQRKAVMDELASLPETEPRVILATGSYIGEGFDDSRLDTLFLAMPISWKGTLQQYVGRLHRLHDNKRVVEVYDYVDGNLRMLARMYERRLKGYSDMGYRVVDSAVSQQGLPI, from the coding sequence ATGACTGACGATCAGGAGCGCTTGCGCCGCGAGAATGTGCGTCTGAAGGCGCTTCTGGCAAAGCACGGCATCGAGATTCCGAAAGAGGCCACCGGCGATCCCCACTTCGGGTCCCCTAAGACGCGCGCACTGAGCTCCGAACAGAAGATCGAGTTGTTCCGAAGCCTGTTCATGGGACGACAGGACGTATACGCCGTCCGTTGGGAGAGCCCGGATGGCCGCAAGGGATACAGTCCACGCTACGAGCGCGACTGGAAGGCCTACTACGCGGCACCCCCAAAAGATCGTCCACGGGTAGATAAGGAAACCCGCAAGTACCTGCCCCTGAGTGATTCTGTCGTCGAAGAGCACCTAAAGGGACAAATCACCGTAGGGCTGTATCCGCTGCTTCCAGACGACACTTGCTGGTTTTTGGCGGCGGACTTCGACAAGGAAGCGTGGCAGGAGGATGCATCGGCGTTCCTCGCTGTGTGCCGGGAATGGGCTGTTCCAGCGGCGTTGGAGCGCTCCAGATCCGGTAACGGAGGCCATGTCTGGATCTTCTTTGAACAACCGATTTCTGCGACGCTGGCGCGGAGGCTGGGGTGCGCGCTGCTGACCCGCGCGATGGAGCGCCGCCATCAGATCGGACTCAGTTCGTACGACCGCTTCTTCCCGAACCAGGACACGATGCCGAAGGGAGGGTTCGGCAATCTCATCGCGCTGCCACTGCAAAAAGGTCCGCGGCAGGTGGGGAACAGCGCTTTCATTGATGACCGTTTCGAGCCCTTTGCTGATCAGTGGGCCTTCCTGGGTTCCCTTTCCCGGATCAGCGCCACGTCGGTTGAGAAGCTCGTGGAGGAAGCGCAGCGTCGAGGCGATCTGGTCGGCGTGAGGGTCAGTATCACCGAAGACGATGAGGAACCCGATCCGTGGACCCTTCCTCCATGCCGCAAGCGAAAGGATCCGGTCATTGCCGGCCCTTTGCCCAAGACTGTGAACATCGTGAGGGCGAATCTTCTCTTTATTGAGAAGACTGGGCTTCCTCCCGCAATGATGAATCGACTCCTGCGCGTCGCGGCATTCCAGAACCCCGAATTCTACAAAGCGCAGTCGATGCGCCTGCCGGTATACGACAAGCCTCGGGTGATCGCCTGCGGGGAGGATCTACCGAAGTATCTCGCCCTCCCGCGTGGGTGCCTGACCGAACTGACTGACTTGTTGGAATCCCATCGGATTCGACCGGTGATTCGCGATGAGCGCTTTGAGGGCCTGCCGATAGCCGTGGACTTCAAGGGAACACTTCGCGAGGCGCAGGCCACCGCGGTCCAGGCGATGATTGCCCACGACGACGGAATCGTCTGCGCACCGACCGCATTTGGGAAGACCGCGGTGGCAGCCTGGCTGATCGCGCACCGGAGAGTGAATGCGATCGTGCTCGTCCACCGGCAGCAACTGCTGGATCAATGGCGCGCCAAGCTGGCGATGTTCCTCGGGCTGCCGGTCGATGACATTGGACAGATCGGCGGCGGCAAGACGGCTCGCACGGGCCGCCTCGACGTTGCGGTGATTCAGAGCCTGCATGAGAAAGAAGGGGTCAAGGACTTCGTTGCCGAGTACGGCCACGTGATCGTCGACGAGTGCCATCATTTGTCTGCTGTCACGTTTGAGCGAGTGATGCGTTCAATCAAGGCGAAGTACGTGGTTGGACTTACGGCAACGCCCACACGAAAGGACGGACATCACCCGATTATCTCCATGCAGTGCGGTCCAATCCGGTTCAGGATGCAGGCCCGGGCGATGACCGACTCGACCCCCTTCGATCACATCGTCGTGAGGCGCCCAACGGACTTCAGGATGAATGACGAGGCAGGTGAATTCACGATTCAGGATGTGTACGCCGCACTTATCGGTGATGAGGCCCGGAACGGCATGATCGTGGCGGACGTCATTCGGGCGGTTCAGTCAGGCCGATCTCCTCTTCTGCTGACGGGCAGAACAGAACACCTGGAAGTGTTCCGCAGCCGGCTCGCTGGACAGGTGAAGAGTATCTTCGTGCTCAAAGGCGGCCTCGGCCGTAAGCAACGCAAAGCCGTCATGGACGAGTTGGCCAGCCTGCCGGAAACTGAGCCCAGGGTGATTCTGGCAACCGGGAGCTACATCGGAGAAGGCTTCGATGACTCGCGCTTGGACACGCTATTCCTCGCGATGCCGATCTCGTGGAAGGGTACTCTCCAGCAGTATGTGGGTCGGCTTCATCGCCTGCACGATAACAAGCGGGTAGTTGAAGTGTACGACTACGTCGACGGGAATCTGCGAATGCTTGCGCGGATGTATGAACGCCGGCTCAAAGGATACTCGGACATGGGCTACCGGGTTGTGGATTCCGCCGTGAGTCAGCAGGGCTTGCCTATCTGA